A region of Solea solea chromosome 7, fSolSol10.1, whole genome shotgun sequence DNA encodes the following proteins:
- the nipsnap2 gene encoding protein NipSnap homolog 2: MATGGVLQRVSGGLARVTGSRARGCGQLVFWSRRGFATSNSRNREDSWFKSLFVRKVDPRKDAHANLLTKNEESNLYKIQFHNVKPECLDAYNKLCEDVLPSIHADKYYPCELVGTWNTWYGEQDQAVHLWRYRGGYPALTEVMNKLKQNKEFTEYRKARGEMLLSRRNQLLLEFSFWNEPVPREGPNIYELRSYQLRPGTMIEWGNYWARAIGYRQHDSEAVGGFFSQIGNLYMVHHLWAYKDLQSREDTRNKAWQHDGWDEVVYYTVPLIQHMDSRIMIPTKASPLK, from the exons ATGGCGACTGGAGGAGTCCTTCAGAGAGTCAGCGGAGGTTTGGCCCGGGTTACAGGCAGCAGGGCCCGCGGCTGCGGACAGCTCGTCTTCTGGAGCAG gaggGGGTTTGCAACATCAAATAGCAGAAACAGAGAGGACAGCTGGTTCAAGTCTCTGTTTGTGAGGAAAGTTGATCCACGCAAAGACGCACACGCCAACCTGCTGACCAAAAATGAGGAAAGTAACCTCTACAAGATTCAGT TTCATAATGTGAAGCCAGAGTGCCTGGATGCATACAACAAGCTGTG TGAGGATGTTCTGCCCTCCATCCATGCTGATAAGTACTACCCCTGTGAGCTGGTGGGAACCTGGAATACCTGGTATGGAGAACAAGACCAAGCTG TTCATCTGTGGCGTTACAGAGGTGGATACCCTGCTCTGACAGAGGTGATGAACAAGCTCAAACAGAACAAG GAGTTCACAGAGTACAGGAAGGCACGAGGCGAGATGCTGTTGTCCCGCAGGAACCAGCTTCTCCTGGAGTTCAGCTTCTGGAACGAGCCTGTACCCCGAGAAGGTCCTAACATCTATGAGCTCCGGTCCTACCAGCTCAGG CCAGGAACCATGATCGAGTGGGGTAATTACTG GGCCAGAGCTATAGGATACCGCCAACACGACAGCGAAGCCGTGGGAGGGTTTTTCTCACAGATTGGCAACCTCTATATGGTTCATCACCTCTGGG CTTACAAAGACCTTCAGTCCAGAGAAGACACGAGGAATAAAGCCTGGCAGCACGACGGTTGGGACGAGGTGGTGTATTATACAG TTCCACTCATTCAGCATATGGACTCCAGGATTATGATCCCGACAAAGGCGTCCCCACTGAAGTGA